Proteins encoded within one genomic window of Columba livia isolate bColLiv1 breed racing homer chromosome 1, bColLiv1.pat.W.v2, whole genome shotgun sequence:
- the LOC135578266 gene encoding dromaiocalcin-1-like, giving the protein MGAAAVLGLCLLGCLALHPSLPGAQANKCPRSWLDFRGHCYGYFGRELSWRKAEAWCKATRGGCHLASLHTPEEHRALAAFIAQRQHRDEEEESVWIGLYHRPQSQAWMWVDGSPKRYSAWEGDDFPRGRLCAALEDSAGFMSWEDDSCGDRKPFVCKYRAQGGP; this is encoded by the exons CTGCCTGGCCCTGCACCCCTCACTGCCAG GGGCGCAGGCCAACAAGTGTCCCCGGAGCTGGCTGGACTTCAGGGGACACTGCTACGGGTACTTCGGGCGGGAGCTCAGCTGGAGGAAGGCAGAG GCTTGGTGCAAGGCCACCCGCGGGGGGTGTCACCTGGCCTCGCTGCACACGCCCGAGGAGCACCGCGCCCTGGCGGCCTTCATCGCCCAGCGCCAGCACCGcgacgaggaggaggagagcgTCTGGATCGGCCTCTACCACCGC CCCCAGAGCCAGGCCTGGATGTGGGTGGACGGGTCCCCCAAGCGCTACTCGGCCTGGGAGGGGGACGATTTCCCGCGGGGGCGGCTGTGCGCGGCGCTGGAGGACTCCGCGG GTTTCATGTCCTGGGAGGACGATTCCTGCGGCGACAGGAAACCCTTCGTCTGCAAATACAGAGCCCAGGGGGGGCCCTGA